In Chryseobacterium oranimense, a single window of DNA contains:
- a CDS encoding DUF3817 domain-containing protein gives MEFFEKFFSKYPQEKVIKWFKLICLAEAVSWFFLFTAMTWIRIDPEGVLPIVYISTIGSIHGFFFTLYLIFLPAIRKIYEWDDEDSVFALIAAFFPFATIWIDKQLARFDRE, from the coding sequence ATGGAATTCTTCGAAAAATTTTTCTCAAAATATCCTCAGGAAAAGGTCATCAAATGGTTTAAGCTGATTTGTCTGGCTGAAGCGGTTTCGTGGTTTTTCCTATTCACAGCGATGACCTGGATACGTATTGATCCGGAAGGAGTTCTCCCGATTGTTTATATCAGTACTATCGGCAGCATCCACGGTTTTTTCTTTACACTGTACCTGATATTTCTTCCTGCCATAAGAAAAATATATGAATGGGATGACGAAGACAGCGTTTTTGCTTTAATTGCCGCATTTTTCCCGTTTGCCACCATTTGGATAGACAAACAATTGGCCCGATTCGACAGGGAGTAA
- a CDS encoding M48 family metallopeptidase, protein MKKITLCLLFLGAMNAVSAQKINLGKAAGVVSKGAKALTFTNEDAVKLSKESVDWMDKNNPVAGPKDPYTVRLNKLFGKHKSQDGLALNYKVYKVKDINAFACADGSVRVFSSLMDIMTDEELLAVIGHEIGHVKNQDTKDAIKSAYLKAAALDAASSASGTVAALNDSQIGKMANEFLDASHSKKQESEADTYSYDFMKANNYNVVGAYSAFKKLALLSEGSTQTGFEKMFNSHPDSEKRAQAIKKRAEKDGLWKDPGTVALPKTKLTK, encoded by the coding sequence ATGAAAAAAATTACACTTTGCCTTTTATTCTTAGGGGCTATGAATGCTGTATCAGCACAGAAAATCAATCTTGGAAAAGCTGCCGGTGTTGTTTCGAAAGGAGCTAAAGCCCTTACTTTTACCAATGAAGATGCTGTAAAATTGTCAAAAGAATCCGTTGACTGGATGGATAAAAACAATCCGGTAGCCGGACCAAAAGATCCTTATACTGTAAGACTTAACAAACTTTTCGGTAAGCACAAGTCTCAGGACGGGCTGGCCCTGAATTACAAGGTTTACAAAGTGAAGGATATCAACGCTTTTGCCTGTGCAGATGGAAGTGTACGTGTTTTTTCTTCTTTAATGGATATCATGACAGATGAGGAACTTTTAGCAGTAATCGGGCATGAGATCGGTCACGTAAAAAATCAGGATACTAAAGATGCTATTAAATCTGCTTATTTAAAAGCAGCAGCTCTGGACGCAGCATCATCAGCATCAGGAACTGTAGCGGCATTAAATGACAGTCAGATAGGAAAAATGGCTAACGAATTTCTGGATGCTTCTCACAGCAAAAAACAGGAATCTGAAGCGGATACTTACTCTTATGATTTCATGAAAGCCAATAATTACAATGTAGTAGGAGCTTATTCGGCATTCAAAAAACTGGCATTGCTTTCTGAAGGAAGTACACAAACCGGTTTTGAAAAAATGTTCAACTCTCATCCGGACAGTGAAAAAAGAGCTCAGGCTATTAAGAAGCGGGCAGAAAAAGACGGATTATGGAAAGATCCGGGAACGGTGGCTCTTCCTAAAACAAAGCTTACTAAATAA
- the recJ gene encoding single-stranded-DNA-specific exonuclease RecJ, with protein MSQKWIYKPEPDEEVVDRLSSSLGFGTFESKLLVLRGIDNYQKAREFFKPNLNDIHNPFLMADMQKAVERIATAIENGEKILVYGDYDVDGTTAVALMYLYLSKIVEKKYLDYYIPDRNSEGYGISTEGIDFAKENGFSLIIALDCGIKATDMVKYAQDKGIDFIICDHHLPGEEIPNAVAVLDPKRNDCRYPFKELSGCGVGFKLCQGLNTIYKIPEAELFELTDLLAISIAADIVSMTGENRVLAKMGLKVLRKTRNLGLRLLIPEDKLSHFEISNIVFEIAPKINAAGRISQGKAAVELMVSDNLKHANQIVSDIMDLNDERRELDMNSTLSALNQIVESQQQTKYSTIVYHPEWNKGVIGIVASRLIETYYKPTLVFTDGNNGEMVASARSVSDFDVHEALDMCSEYFLKFGGHHAAAGLSMEKDKFEAFKIKFEKIVSEKIQEHQQEPSITIDSEIKVDEINREFINFHRKLAPFGPHNMKPILTLTDQKLSGYVKTMGKDNNHLKFYIKQESTGRNIECVGFKLGQYVEDFKNKNFDLAFTLEENHWKGNVTHYLNIKDVKFRD; from the coding sequence ATGAGTCAGAAATGGATTTACAAGCCCGAACCCGATGAGGAAGTTGTGGACAGATTAAGTTCGTCACTTGGTTTTGGTACTTTTGAATCTAAACTCCTCGTTTTAAGGGGAATTGACAATTATCAAAAGGCCAGAGAATTCTTCAAACCGAACCTCAACGATATACATAATCCGTTCTTAATGGCAGATATGCAGAAAGCTGTAGAGCGTATAGCCACGGCTATTGAAAACGGTGAAAAAATACTGGTTTATGGAGATTACGATGTAGACGGAACCACAGCCGTTGCCCTCATGTACCTTTACCTCAGCAAAATTGTTGAGAAAAAATATTTAGATTATTACATCCCCGACAGGAATTCTGAAGGATACGGAATTTCTACCGAAGGGATTGATTTTGCCAAAGAAAACGGTTTTTCCCTGATTATTGCTTTAGACTGCGGTATCAAAGCAACCGATATGGTAAAATATGCTCAGGACAAGGGAATTGATTTTATTATCTGTGATCATCACCTTCCGGGTGAAGAGATCCCTAATGCAGTAGCTGTTCTGGACCCGAAAAGAAATGACTGCAGATATCCTTTTAAAGAACTTTCAGGATGTGGCGTGGGCTTTAAGCTTTGCCAGGGACTGAATACTATCTATAAAATTCCTGAAGCCGAATTATTCGAACTTACTGATCTTCTGGCTATTTCAATTGCCGCAGATATTGTTTCGATGACCGGGGAAAACAGGGTTTTGGCAAAAATGGGTTTAAAAGTCCTCAGAAAAACCAGAAACCTGGGATTAAGACTATTGATTCCTGAAGATAAGCTTTCTCACTTTGAAATTTCAAATATTGTTTTTGAAATTGCTCCAAAAATTAATGCAGCCGGAAGAATTTCACAGGGAAAAGCTGCAGTAGAACTTATGGTTTCGGACAACCTGAAACATGCCAATCAGATCGTCAGCGATATTATGGATCTTAATGATGAAAGACGCGAACTGGATATGAATTCCACTCTTTCTGCTTTGAACCAGATCGTTGAATCCCAGCAGCAGACAAAATATTCCACTATTGTTTATCATCCTGAATGGAATAAAGGGGTAATCGGAATTGTAGCATCAAGGCTTATTGAAACTTATTATAAGCCAACTCTTGTATTTACTGACGGTAATAATGGGGAAATGGTGGCTTCGGCAAGGTCAGTTTCTGATTTCGATGTGCACGAAGCGCTTGATATGTGTTCTGAATATTTCCTGAAGTTCGGCGGGCATCATGCTGCTGCAGGACTTTCTATGGAAAAGGACAAATTTGAGGCATTTAAAATAAAATTTGAGAAGATCGTCTCCGAAAAAATCCAGGAACACCAGCAGGAACCTTCCATCACCATTGATTCTGAGATTAAAGTAGATGAGATCAACAGGGAGTTCATCAATTTCCACAGAAAACTGGCCCCATTCGGTCCTCATAATATGAAACCGATCCTTACCCTGACTGACCAGAAACTATCTGGCTATGTAAAAACAATGGGGAAAGACAACAATCACCTGAAGTTTTACATCAAGCAGGAATCTACCGGCAGAAATATAGAATGTGTAGGTTTTAAACTCGGGCAGTATGTGGAGGATTTTAAAAATAAAAACTTTGATCTTGCTTTTACTTTGGAAGAAAATCACTGGAAAGGAAATGTAACGCACTACTTAAATATAAAGGATGTGAAATTCAGGGATTAA
- a CDS encoding outer membrane beta-barrel family protein translates to MKTQIFIAALFFSGLAAAQQSKDTLKVKNIEAVNIKKQVFKKQSDRFIYDVASSPIAKGTNTFNLLKQTPMISSIDGKSLKIMGKSDVVVYINNKKTNMDAEALIEMLKGTPSEDIQKIEVITTPGSEFQVESNEGVINIVMKKKKNDGYNGTLKMNNEQAYYNNPSAGASFNFRKNKWSVNSNFNTGSWTDRERYTLSNGDSTFRNESLGYNDDPNKNVGGSVNIDYEINKNHSLGFTYNMRYNKSFNSILDVTNWQNGTLVNRTINNENAQTRNHSFNLNYEIKTDSIGSKLTSNISYLWFNRDKMSINESFPLNNDPKNEYSALQQSVPQIINNYAANIDYLKKTSKGSTWLMGLSYNHTNTDNDTRQDDIVDHVIINDVNQTNHFIYKERILGAYLTYERKLSEKFSGKVGARYEMTRSSGEILDKTSFDRNYNNLLPYLNLNYAINSDHNLSYSFSSRIRRPRFWELNPSRTYFTPNNYTQNNPFVLASKFYNQEISYMYKNAFFANLSFNYVEDASNQIPLQGTVTKPEKDANGNPVMVTTKFLRYIRTNYGNNKQLGLTLGMNKSWFKEIWTTNYSVNLGYSIYKGTVSEDPTSVPVPGQIEVVNPYVIDFKNFNISGNINNTIRLSSNKDWFLGVNYYYGSKVKIESGTLGVRQSFDVSLKKIMGNWTFVAEVYDLFNQNFTNIQGIQPNGSYNNVVSFEYPRILNIGVTYNFGNQKLKKAREMKSANDAIKSRT, encoded by the coding sequence ATGAAAACTCAAATCTTTATTGCCGCCTTATTTTTCAGCGGACTGGCAGCTGCCCAGCAGTCAAAAGATACCCTGAAAGTAAAAAACATTGAAGCTGTCAATATCAAGAAACAGGTTTTCAAAAAACAGAGTGACCGTTTCATTTACGATGTAGCTTCTTCCCCGATCGCAAAGGGAACGAATACCTTCAATCTCCTGAAACAAACTCCAATGATTTCAAGTATCGACGGAAAATCATTGAAGATCATGGGAAAATCTGATGTCGTGGTTTACATCAACAACAAAAAAACCAATATGGATGCTGAGGCTCTTATAGAAATGCTGAAAGGAACTCCATCTGAGGATATCCAGAAAATTGAAGTGATTACTACGCCGGGAAGTGAATTCCAGGTAGAATCCAATGAAGGCGTCATCAACATTGTGATGAAAAAGAAAAAAAATGACGGCTACAACGGAACCCTGAAAATGAATAACGAACAGGCTTACTACAATAATCCTTCCGCAGGAGCTTCGTTTAATTTCAGAAAAAACAAATGGTCTGTGAACTCCAATTTCAATACAGGAAGCTGGACAGACAGAGAAAGATATACGCTTTCCAACGGAGATTCCACTTTCAGAAATGAATCTTTAGGGTACAATGATGATCCTAATAAAAATGTAGGCGGAAGCGTAAATATTGATTATGAAATTAATAAGAATCACAGTTTAGGGTTTACGTATAATATGAGATACAATAAGAGTTTTAATTCTATTCTTGATGTAACAAACTGGCAGAATGGGACTCTTGTCAACAGAACCATCAACAACGAGAATGCCCAGACAAGAAACCACTCTTTTAACCTGAACTACGAAATAAAAACAGATTCTATCGGCAGCAAACTTACTTCCAATATCTCTTATTTATGGTTCAACAGGGATAAGATGAGCATCAACGAAAGCTTCCCATTAAATAATGATCCTAAGAACGAATACAGTGCTTTACAGCAGTCGGTACCGCAGATCATCAATAATTATGCAGCGAATATCGACTATCTGAAGAAAACTTCCAAAGGCAGCACATGGCTGATGGGACTGAGCTATAATCACACGAATACAGATAATGATACCAGACAGGACGATATTGTAGATCATGTGATCATTAATGATGTCAACCAAACGAATCACTTTATTTATAAGGAAAGAATCCTGGGGGCTTATCTTACTTATGAAAGAAAATTGAGCGAAAAGTTTTCGGGTAAAGTGGGCGCCCGCTATGAAATGACGAGAAGCAGCGGCGAAATTCTGGATAAAACAAGTTTTGACAGAAACTATAATAACCTTCTTCCCTATCTCAATTTGAATTACGCCATCAATTCAGATCATAATCTTAGCTACAGCTTCTCCAGCAGGATCAGAAGACCTAGATTCTGGGAACTGAATCCTTCGAGAACCTATTTTACCCCTAATAATTATACTCAGAATAATCCGTTCGTACTGGCTTCCAAGTTTTACAATCAGGAAATCAGCTACATGTATAAAAACGCATTTTTTGCCAATCTGAGCTTTAATTATGTAGAGGATGCTTCCAACCAGATACCGCTTCAGGGAACAGTAACCAAGCCGGAAAAAGATGCCAACGGAAATCCTGTGATGGTTACCACCAAATTCTTAAGATATATCAGAACCAATTATGGAAATAACAAGCAGCTGGGACTGACCCTCGGAATGAACAAATCCTGGTTCAAAGAGATCTGGACAACCAATTATTCTGTGAATTTAGGATACAGCATCTATAAAGGAACCGTATCTGAAGATCCTACTTCGGTTCCGGTTCCGGGACAAATAGAGGTAGTGAATCCTTATGTAATTGATTTCAAAAACTTTAATATATCCGGTAATATCAATAATACCATTCGTCTTTCTTCGAATAAAGACTGGTTCTTAGGAGTAAATTATTACTATGGAAGCAAGGTAAAGATTGAAAGCGGAACTCTGGGAGTAAGACAGAGCTTTGATGTAAGCTTAAAAAAAATCATGGGAAACTGGACGTTTGTAGCGGAAGTATATGATCTGTTTAACCAGAATTTCACCAACATTCAAGGTATACAGCCTAACGGAAGCTATAACAATGTTGTCAGCTTTGAATATCCGAGAATTCTGAACATCGGGGTGACCTACAACTTCGGAAACCAAAAACTGAAAAAGGCGAGAGAAATGAAATCGGCGAACGATGCCATAAAATCAAGGACATAA
- the smpB gene encoding SsrA-binding protein SmpB has translation MKIEKTVNILNRRARFEYEILEEFEAGMVLTGTEIKSLRSSKASITESFCQFIDGELYIINMMIDEYKLGTFYNHKTKRERKLLLHKKELQKLEKKLKDAGNTIVPLKLYITDKGKAKVLIALGRGKKLFDKREAIKDRENKRNLDRILKKS, from the coding sequence ATGAAGATCGAAAAAACAGTAAATATATTAAACAGAAGAGCCCGTTTTGAATACGAAATCCTTGAAGAATTTGAAGCGGGAATGGTTTTAACGGGTACAGAAATAAAATCTTTACGCTCATCCAAAGCGTCTATTACAGAATCCTTCTGTCAGTTTATTGATGGGGAATTGTACATTATTAATATGATGATTGATGAGTATAAATTAGGAACTTTTTATAATCACAAAACAAAAAGGGAACGGAAATTGCTGTTGCACAAAAAAGAATTGCAGAAACTTGAAAAAAAGTTAAAGGATGCTGGAAACACAATTGTACCTCTGAAGTTATATATCACAGACAAGGGTAAAGCAAAGGTGCTCATTGCGCTTGGCAGAGGTAAAAAACTCTTTGATAAAAGGGAAGCGATAAAAGATAGAGAAAATAAACGTAACCTGGACAGAATATTAAAGAAAAGTTAA
- the nadD gene encoding nicotinate (nicotinamide) nucleotide adenylyltransferase has translation MKKIGLFFGSFNPIHIGHLILANYILENSDMDELWFVVSPQNPFKDKKSLLKDHNRLDMVQLAVKSYPNMRASNVEFSLPKPSYTIDTLTYLHEKYPDYSFSLIMGEDNLSSLHKWKNSDLLIKNHHIIVYPRVFEGEKKDSEYLQHENISMIKAPVIELSATEIRNMIRDGKNVRPMLPPEVFDYLDGSSFYK, from the coding sequence ATGAAAAAAATCGGTTTATTTTTCGGTTCTTTTAATCCTATACATATCGGACATTTAATTCTGGCCAATTATATTCTGGAAAATTCTGATATGGATGAACTGTGGTTTGTAGTAAGCCCGCAGAATCCATTTAAGGATAAAAAGTCTCTTCTAAAAGATCACAACAGGCTGGATATGGTACAGCTTGCTGTGAAAAGCTATCCGAATATGAGGGCTTCGAATGTGGAATTTTCACTTCCTAAGCCCAGCTATACGATTGATACGCTTACCTATCTTCATGAAAAATATCCTGATTATTCTTTCAGTCTGATTATGGGTGAAGATAATTTAAGCAGTCTTCACAAATGGAAAAACTCTGATCTGCTGATTAAAAATCACCATATTATTGTTTACCCAAGAGTTTTTGAAGGCGAAAAGAAAGATTCCGAATACCTGCAGCATGAAAATATTTCTATGATTAAAGCTCCTGTGATTGAACTTTCTGCCACAGAGATCAGAAATATGATCAGAGACGGAAAAAATGTACGTCCGATGCTTCCACCGGAAGTTTTTGATTATTTGGACGGAAGCAGTTTTTATAAGTAA
- a CDS encoding TonB-dependent receptor domain-containing protein, which translates to MKKIIILAAAISGSVVFAQEKKSDTVKTKSIEGITITKQVFKKQSDRFVYDVAASPVAKGNTTFDLLKQTPLLSSTDDKTLKIAGKNNALIYINGRKTNMDAESLVQFLKNTPAENIQKIEVITVPGSEYQVESSDGIINIVLKKKMSDGLSGNMRMSNSQNKYNASSAAFSVNYRKDKLGISANLNGGESIEAQTYTLRNGNSLSSNESKGDINDPNKNLGGYLNIDYQLTDNSNLALTWNTWANRSYNSTVDLYNTVRSYDADSKDYIYNYSNSKNNENTRSYNNSLNLNYELKTDSLGSKLNLNAAYLNYKRFQYTDNRTLLPDTYGNYSLLGRQVIQDLPQIINNFSGMADYIQKFKNDFTVSVGGNYNKTKTDNDTKNYTYEFDKNGQLVKQKPEPNHFIYDESIYGVYLTLEKKFSDKFSGKVGTRYEITHSLGTSDNAPTADLQKIERNYNNLLPYLSLNYAINDKNNISYAFSSRMRRPSFWEINPVRNILTEDNYTQNNPFVKASSTYNQELTYMYKNSYFLILNHSYFKDVITQVPLQRDILKPRIDAQGNPVLDPNGQPIMDPHTQLRYIRTNFGDKQEMSAMVGIQKSFFKQYWTTNFNIGVQHNINNGSLSIDPTSGDVFPTYENKRKSTSIIIQTNNTIRLDKKKTWFAGVNYFFVDKQQIELGVLRNLMSLDLSLKKIWNEWTFALNVNDVLKTNIIEIEDYQDNGNYNYIHQNRYNRGMTLSITYNFGNQKVKKVRDIEGASDAIKSRTR; encoded by the coding sequence ATGAAAAAGATCATCATATTGGCCGCAGCCATCTCAGGAAGCGTAGTTTTTGCTCAGGAGAAAAAATCCGACACTGTAAAAACAAAATCCATAGAAGGAATTACTATCACCAAGCAGGTATTTAAAAAGCAAAGCGACCGTTTTGTATACGACGTTGCAGCTTCCCCGGTAGCTAAAGGAAATACCACTTTTGACCTGTTGAAACAGACTCCTCTTCTTTCTTCAACAGATGATAAGACATTAAAGATTGCCGGGAAAAATAATGCCCTGATCTATATCAACGGAAGAAAAACCAATATGGATGCCGAATCCCTGGTTCAGTTCCTGAAAAATACACCGGCAGAAAATATCCAGAAGATTGAAGTAATTACGGTTCCCGGAAGTGAGTATCAGGTGGAATCTTCGGATGGGATCATCAATATCGTTTTAAAGAAAAAAATGAGCGACGGCCTGAGCGGAAACATGAGGATGTCCAATTCACAAAACAAATACAATGCAAGCTCAGCAGCCTTTTCCGTCAATTACAGAAAAGATAAACTGGGAATCAGCGCCAATCTTAACGGCGGTGAAAGTATAGAGGCACAAACCTATACGTTAAGAAACGGAAACAGCCTTTCTTCCAACGAGTCCAAAGGAGACATCAATGATCCGAATAAAAATTTAGGCGGTTACCTCAACATTGATTATCAGCTTACAGACAACAGCAACCTGGCACTAACATGGAACACCTGGGCCAACAGAAGCTATAATTCTACCGTAGATCTGTACAATACCGTCCGTTCCTATGATGCAGACAGCAAAGATTATATATATAATTATAGCAATTCAAAGAATAACGAGAATACCCGCTCTTACAACAACTCATTGAACCTGAACTATGAGCTTAAAACAGATTCTTTAGGAAGTAAATTAAACCTTAATGCCGCTTATCTGAATTATAAGAGATTTCAATATACCGATAACAGAACTCTTCTTCCGGATACTTACGGAAATTATTCTCTGCTGGGCAGACAGGTGATCCAGGACCTGCCTCAGATTATTAATAACTTTTCGGGAATGGCCGACTATATTCAAAAGTTTAAAAATGATTTCACTGTATCTGTAGGAGGTAATTATAACAAAACCAAAACAGACAACGATACTAAAAACTATACCTATGAATTCGATAAAAATGGTCAACTGGTAAAACAAAAACCGGAACCGAATCATTTTATCTATGATGAAAGTATTTACGGGGTTTATTTAACGCTTGAAAAAAAGTTCTCTGATAAGTTTTCAGGGAAAGTAGGAACCAGATATGAAATCACACACAGTTTAGGAACTTCAGATAATGCTCCAACTGCCGATCTGCAGAAGATAGAGAGAAATTATAACAATCTTTTACCTTACCTGAGCCTGAATTACGCAATCAATGATAAAAACAATATTTCCTATGCATTTTCAAGCAGAATGAGAAGACCTAGCTTCTGGGAAATAAACCCGGTAAGAAATATTTTGACTGAGGATAATTATACACAGAACAATCCTTTTGTAAAAGCGTCTTCTACCTACAACCAGGAGCTTACGTATATGTACAAAAATTCATATTTCCTGATTTTAAATCATTCCTATTTTAAAGATGTGATCACACAGGTTCCTTTGCAGAGAGATATTCTGAAACCGAGAATTGATGCACAGGGAAATCCTGTCCTTGATCCGAACGGACAGCCAATTATGGATCCACACACCCAATTGAGGTACATCCGTACTAATTTTGGAGACAAGCAGGAGATGTCTGCAATGGTAGGAATACAAAAATCTTTCTTCAAACAATACTGGACAACTAATTTTAATATTGGTGTGCAGCATAATATCAACAACGGAAGCTTAAGTATAGATCCTACTTCGGGAGATGTTTTCCCGACTTATGAAAACAAAAGAAAGTCAACAAGCATTATTATTCAGACGAACAATACCATTCGTCTGGATAAAAAGAAAACATGGTTTGCCGGAGTTAATTACTTCTTTGTAGACAAGCAGCAGATTGAGCTTGGAGTATTAAGGAACCTTATGAGCCTGGATCTTAGCCTTAAAAAAATCTGGAACGAATGGACATTTGCCCTGAATGTAAATGATGTATTAAAAACCAATATCATCGAAATTGAAGATTACCAGGACAACGGAAACTATAACTATATCCACCAGAACAGATATAACAGAGGTATGACGCTAAGCATTACCTACAATTTCGGAAACCAGAAAGTGAAAAAGGTAAGAGACATCGAAGGCGCTTCCGACGCTATTAAAAGCAGAACAAGATAG
- a CDS encoding ABC-F family ATP-binding cassette domain-containing protein, translating to MLTVSNLSLQFGKRVLFDEVNIMFTKGNCYGIIGANGAGKSTFLKILTGKQDPTTGHVSLEPGKRMSVLEQDHFAYDQFTVLEAVLRGNKKLFEIKEEMDSLYAKEDFSDEDGIKAGELGVIYDEMGGWTAESDAQTMLSNVGIKDDMHWQMMSELENKDKVKVLLAQALFGNPDVLILDEPTNDLDIDTISWLEDFLADYENTVIVVSHDRHFLDTVCTHIGDLDYAKLNLYTGNYSFWYQASQLATRQRAQANKKAEEKKKELQDFIARFSSNVAKAKQATARKKMIDKLNIDDIKPSSRRYPAIIFEMEREAGDQILDVKGLEKTKDGELLFSNIDLNLKKGDKVAVLSKNSLAITEFFEILAGNVEADKGTVAWGVTTNQSHMPLDNTNFFQEDLSLVDWLRQFTKNDEERHEEFVRGFLGRMLFSGDEALKSCKVLSGGEKMRCMFSRMMLQKANVLLLDEPTNHLDLESITTLNNSLSNFKGNLLLASHDHEMLSTVCNRIIELTPTGIIDREMTYDDYLADKKVKELREKMYS from the coding sequence ATGTTAACAGTATCTAACTTATCTTTACAATTCGGGAAAAGAGTTCTTTTTGACGAGGTAAATATTATGTTTACCAAAGGAAACTGCTACGGTATTATCGGAGCAAACGGTGCGGGGAAATCTACATTCCTTAAAATATTAACAGGAAAGCAGGATCCTACTACAGGGCATGTATCTTTGGAGCCGGGGAAAAGAATGTCAGTATTGGAGCAGGATCACTTTGCTTACGACCAATTTACTGTTCTTGAGGCTGTTTTAAGAGGAAACAAAAAATTATTTGAAATAAAAGAGGAAATGGATTCTTTATACGCTAAAGAAGACTTTTCCGATGAAGATGGAATAAAGGCGGGAGAACTAGGTGTAATTTATGATGAAATGGGTGGATGGACTGCCGAATCTGATGCACAGACCATGCTATCCAATGTAGGTATTAAAGATGATATGCACTGGCAGATGATGAGCGAACTTGAGAACAAGGACAAAGTAAAGGTTCTTTTGGCTCAGGCTCTTTTCGGAAATCCAGATGTACTGATTCTGGATGAGCCTACGAATGACCTTGATATTGATACCATTTCATGGTTAGAAGATTTCCTTGCTGATTATGAAAATACAGTAATTGTTGTTTCTCACGACCGTCACTTCCTGGATACGGTTTGTACGCATATCGGAGATTTGGATTATGCTAAACTTAACCTTTATACAGGGAACTACTCTTTCTGGTACCAGGCTTCACAGTTAGCGACAAGACAAAGAGCTCAGGCGAATAAAAAAGCAGAAGAAAAGAAGAAAGAACTTCAGGACTTCATCGCAAGATTCAGCTCCAACGTTGCGAAAGCGAAACAGGCTACTGCAAGAAAGAAAATGATCGACAAACTGAACATTGACGATATCAAACCTTCTTCAAGAAGATACCCGGCTATTATTTTCGAAATGGAAAGAGAAGCAGGAGATCAGATTCTTGATGTAAAAGGGCTTGAAAAAACAAAAGACGGAGAGCTTTTATTCTCAAATATTGATTTGAATCTTAAGAAAGGAGATAAAGTTGCTGTTCTTTCCAAAAACTCTCTTGCTATCACTGAATTTTTCGAAATTCTTGCAGGAAATGTTGAAGCCGATAAAGGAACAGTGGCTTGGGGAGTAACCACCAACCAATCTCACATGCCTTTAGATAACACCAATTTCTTCCAGGAAGATTTAAGCCTGGTTGATTGGTTGAGACAATTCACTAAAAACGACGAAGAGCGTCACGAGGAATTCGTAAGAGGATTCTTGGGAAGAATGCTTTTCTCAGGTGATGAAGCTTTAAAATCCTGTAAAGTGCTTTCCGGAGGTGAAAAAATGAGATGTATGTTCAGCAGAATGATGCTTCAGAAAGCAAACGTTCTGTTATTAGATGAGCCTACCAACCACTTAGACCTTGAAAGTATCACGACCTTGAACAACTCACTGTCTAACTTCAAAGGAAATCTTCTGTTAGCGTCTCATGACCACGAAATGCTTTCAACTGTCTGTAACAGAATCATCGAGCTGACTCCAACAGGAATCATCGACAGAGAAATGACTTATGATGATTATCTTGCTGATAAAAAAGTAAAAGAACTTAGAGAGAAAATGTATTCTTAA